cttctttttaatacaaGAAACCTGAAGAACCTAAAGGAccatgttttttgtttaataacaTAGAAGTCTCCCATGGAAATAGCACTCAATCAGTTGCAGATAAAATTGTCAACCACTCATGTGGCGTCAGTTTTGGGTTGGAATCATATTAACAATTGTTTGGAttggctttttttcttttagattattAGCTTATTTGtttgtacacaattttttaaagccATACTTTTTTTCTACATACAGCTATATTTTTGCCCCTTTTAGGGGATTAGCAAAACGTTAATCCAAATGCACCTTAACAAAGTTAACTGATATAGCAGATACACATAACGATGTTTTATGTTGAGAATCTGTTACGTTGTGGGTGTGCTCATTAAGCTTATGGCTAGAGCAAACTACTCTACTTCGAACTTTTGTGCTTTTTATTTACTGTGTTTTGCCATGGGAAGTAATAATTTGTAAGAGCTTATTCTTGCACTACTCACAAAACAAAAGTACACCAAAAGAATATAAACCATCCCCAAGCCAGTAGtaaaggtttatttatttatttctaaatgCCATAACTTCCAAGCCAATAAGAAattttaatgattgggagattGATTGTGGCTTCATTTCTCCATCTACTATATTCTCATATCTCACTAGGGAGGGGAGTGATAGGATGAGATGGAAATTAAAGAGTAGTGAAGATTTCACTGTTTGatcattttatgagtttttatggggctcacaatctatttccTTCCCTTGGAAAGCCATTGGGAGAACCAAGGCGCCTaggaagggtttttttttttttttttgggtgtgtgtggGGACAGCAGCGAGGGGGAAATTCTTATCTAAGAGAACCTCATTAAGAGAGGTTACTCAATAGTAAGTTGGTGTTGCATGTGCCGTTGTAGTGGGGAGACCATAAATAACCTCTTGATTCATTGTAGTGTGGCCTCTAAGTTGTGGAGTTTGATATTCACGATGTTTGGGGTTTAGTGGATACTACCGGAGAAGGTTTTTGATTTAGTGTGTGAGTGGCAGAgtaaaggaaagaaatcaacatACCTTTGAAGACGTGGAGCATAGATCAACACAATTGCAAGCATCCTTCATTAGTTCTCTTTATGAGAGGTCCTTTGTGTCCGATCTTAGAGATAATAACTCtattcattctttcatagaCTCAATCCATGTGTAGATAGTTTTCCATatgtaattctttaggctacTTCATGACCATTTTCACTAGGTAGTCTcgtttcaataaaattatttttacctataaagaaaaaagagctaGCTCAAAATGGCAACTCTTCCCCTTGTGTAAGTAAAAAACTATAGTTAACAGAAATTTATCCAACAAATAAATTAACCAAGAAACATATAATAACCAAAGTTGGGGTCTCAACTGAAATCCAACAGAATTAGCAGGTAATAATGTTATGCCGATAATAGCTGCAGGTATGAATTGAAATCAAATTCTTCCACTTATAAGACTTGGTATCTACCTGAATGGGATTCATTTTGTAATGCCTGCTTCATGATGTCTTCCAAAACTCGTTTTAATTCTGACTTAGCTCTCTTAACAGATTGTTCATTAGGGCCTTCAATGAACAAGTAAAGCTTGCGTTCTCCAGGTCCTGGGATCCGACCAGGTGCGAAATACTGGCCCCTGGTACTAATAGCAGCTCCAGTCCACTCCGAAATCGGGGCCAAAGTTTCCTTCCGGGTAAGCCTCCATCGAGCATTCTGGGGGAAATCATTTATCTCCAGCTCCTCAACTCCATAACCACAATTCATGGCCAATTTagcttcttcattttttctcatGAAGTATTCCAGCAACTCCTGCGCTCTCCTCCTCCGCTTTTGTATCTCCTCGCCCAATCTCCGCTGCTCCTCCTCATCCTTTAACTCGGCGTCTTCACGGGTCAggttattttcctttcttatcGGAATCATTCTAGGGTTCTTTTCATCATTGTCGTCTCTCCTGCCGTGCTGCTTCTCTTCTCTCTCGCGTTCCCTCTTCTTGTTTTCcctatctctttctttttgcttgcTCTCATCCATTGCTTTCTAGTATGAAttcacaaacaaacaaaaaaatataatacaatcaataaaaaaaagagcttTGAAACCCTAGCAGATAAGAATTCATTCACAAACTACGTGCGTGATCAAAAGGTCATACTATGAGTGACTACAAGTTCTTAAAAAACCTTATGCAATACAAATATGAGCGATCGGGTTTGTAAGAGACCtgaataaaagagaaaaataagtgAACGCAAACAATGAATAAGACGAAAACTGAAAGCTAACAATCTTTCAAAAGTGGAAAAATAGAATTACCAGATAAAAGTTTTGCAGGAATTAGCGGAAAACAAATTCGTGGCGAAGATGGATGTTGGATCCAGATACACGTTTCGAGAGTCGAAACCCTAACCTTCTGTTTTGCCCGAATATATAAGCGGCTTATTAGGGCCGAAAATTGTGTTACGGAACCGCCCAAGAGTTTCGGAAGagcttattcttttttcttatattggattttttttttttaacaatatttttacaacaaattatagattgtaaaatgttattagttctaatttaaatttacaacttaaattacttttttacccacttATATCACTAATTACAACCTACCACTTATAATTTCTTGTGAAAGTTAtgtgaaatgtttttttttttttttttttttttttttttttttttgggtttctatgAATGCCTTTTGTTCTATCTCCTTCTCTCATACATACAAATTAGGTAATTTTGTAACTCATAATCTAGTTAAATATGTGAGGCATGTTAGTGGTTTTTCGGTGTGGATGAAGGATATTTCTCCACGCTTTGTTGGTGTATTTTTAGCCGACTTTGGCtgatttctttttaataaatgtacgtagtttttcttcttaaaaaaaggGTTTATTACATTTAAAAAGATAAGATAGATCAAAATTACAATGGGtggagttgaaaaaaaaaaaaaaaaaaactgcaatgAAAATTGCACATTCTAAGTCCAATTAAGTTCtccaagtttcaaatttattcaatttaagtCTTTTGTCcaatttccttaaaattttcccataaaaaatatttttctcgcatgaaaaaatattataaaattaagaaaaatattttttagaattttatgtgggaattttatttctttagttaattgcatacttaactgcaaatttttaatgaaattggacGAAAagtttgaattgaataaatttaaatttaaagaatttaattgtataaaagtgaagttaaaaaactaaaataaattttagtcaaatttaaaGAGtgaaatttgcattttagccaaaaaaaaaaaaattacaatggaTAGTGTTAAATTGTTATTGTAGTCACGTTATCAAGTTTGAAATTGTGATTAAAGTCatgattttagttatttttggcAATcgcaaaatattcaaaaaaaaaaaaaaaatccttttaagAAGTTTTACAAAGGCCAAGGATTTTTGCATGTGAAACACTTCAAATGTGTGTTGATAGCCATTTTCGTGACACATTTTGATTCAATCGAGCTTGATCTCGTTGTGGGCTTAATTCATgtgtatattatattttattcttttaaacaTGGCCTAAGCTCATGTTACATATTGAGAaaattgaggaagtgtggtTTGGAGAGTATGGATCGGGTTTTTTTAGTCCTTTTGCATGAGCCCAGCATGCATACTACAAAGTGGGCAAGGGACACTAGTAGCACCCCAAGCTCATGGAGGAGGTCTTTTACCCAAAATTTCCATCCCAAAAGAGCTTTTATGCTCTGATTGATTGAGGCCCAACTTTTCTGCTTTACACTTTTTTGCCTAAAACACATAGCTGAACCTAAGTGACTAGCCTTGTTTGCTATAACAATCAAATGCAGACTCCAAGGGCTTGCCATGTCTAGGAAATATCAACCCATGAATTTAGGCCACTTTATTTCCCAAATTATGCAAAAGGGAAGCCAACCTTTTACCTAGTTAAGGCAAATCTCCATAACCTCTTTGATTGAGACtttggggttcaaagcctctTTTATTGACAAAAAAGTAGTCATTTAGAGCATCCCAAACTCAATACAAAAGGCCCAATCAGATTCAAAAGGGACTAATCACGTTTTACCCACATAGCTGAAACTTTAAAGTAAAAACTCATTCAACTAGCCAACATTCTTACAATTTTGAAGTTTAGGAGTGGAAATATGGAAGCAGGtgaaccttccctctcttcctcacaacctctctcaattttctCTTCTTGCTAATTGTGGGTTGAAGTTTTGAACTTGTGTAttttttctacattttcttgtattttagttATGACATTTTGATTTGTCTCTTGTTAAAGCACCATTAACCTTTTGTTTATTATACATTcagaattttgggcttgattttccacaaataaaaatttctaaaaaatccAAGGGCAGATTTGGGCTAATCTTGCATTTTTTGCCCTTGTCACAAAAACGTCCTGACAATGTGTTAGTTGCATTATTCATTAATCAAGATGCATTGTTTTCTATTAACAGATTTCCAAGGTCACATGCAGTTCTTTTAGTACTACACCATTTGCcataatttgatgaaaattgatgagTGGTGGACAATtgttgaatgatttttttattttattttaaaattttcttgtttattaaagactaaaaaaaatatgcttGTATGTGTATGGAGTACGATTATCTCTCTAGGAGTTGCAATactttttccccaaaaaaataaaagagtggtgCAAAATCACTCAtataccactttttttttttcaccattcaTAATGATATTAGaatcttttttaattgaatCCTCCAATTCTCTCATATTTTTAACTAGATTTGAAACAAGTgatatttatttgatatttaaataccATACGTCTTAACTCCACTTAAAAATGAGAGCATTTAATGGGAGGGGATGagttttttatatattcatgCCACCCATTTATTTCTTTGAAGGGTAGGTTAAAAGTTAATGTCTTCCATTACTAGTTTACCAAGGTATATGACATGGTTTTTTTGTTGTCAAACAAAACAGGAGACTTAGTGCTTGTTTGTTTCCACATTTTGAGCCCAAAAAGGGCCTTTTGAAAAATGCCAAACCAAAATATGCGTTTGGTTaagcccaaaacgcaactttttgataaaagttgcgttttgggcatAGACCAAAAATAAGGAGAAACGCGGAAATTTTTATGGACTCCTAagggtccataaatgaaaacgcgcAATGCGCGTTTTGGGTGGGTTACCGTTGCAATATTAGAATTACGGAAATACCCATCAATTATTCAGTTCTCTCACGCccctcatctctcatctctgcTCTCCCTTTGCACGATACCTCCATCTCTTCTCTCTGCTTTGCTCTGCCCTCTCCATAAGTCTCTCTGCTCTGCCCTCTCCGtgagaaatcaacccaaagaacagagaaatcataaccaacccatacccatgagaaatcaacccaaagaacacacagaaaaatcattacccaaaacacaaaccacaatccaaaaatacagaaatcaaatagcacaaacccacggccaaacaaccataaacacatagaaagacagaaagaaagaagaagaagaggaagaagaagaggaagacgaaGAAAGACCGAACCCACAGTGTTCAGTTCAGGTCGTGAGGCTTCTCAATTTTCAGTTCAGGTCCACGAGCAATTTGCTTCATATAAGTCAAGAAGCGGAAGTGGAGAGCTTTTGGAAATcaagtggaaaaaaaagaaaaaaaaaaaaagaaagagagagaagaaattgagagagtCGGAGAGCTTTGGAATTGAGAGAGCCTTCTGGAAAcaaatggaaaaggaaaaaggaaagaggaaagaatgaaagaatgaGAGCCTTCTGGAAAGTGGAGGTGTGGgggaaaaaggagaggatgtGGACAAAATAATGTACACGTGTGTGGTGGAtaaaatacaagagaaaaaaaaaaaggaaaaggaaacgtatggaggaaaaaaaaggcaaagtATTAGAAATCACAGTTTAAAAtattactacaatattttcacaataaattttaagtaattagctaatattgatgagtaaaaatataatttcagtaatgagttcaaattagaactagtaacaacttttcatataagattttgttatgattcttgtgaaagtattgcaaaaaatattgtgcatgtaacactttttgttgaaaaatataattgttgagaatgaatagaaaaagaaaaataaatatta
The Quercus lobata isolate SW786 chromosome 10, ValleyOak3.0 Primary Assembly, whole genome shotgun sequence DNA segment above includes these coding regions:
- the LOC115962586 gene encoding DEAD-box ATP-dependent RNA helicase 45-like, producing MDESKQKERDRENKKREREREEKQHGRRDDNDEKNPRMIPIRKENNLTREDAELKDEEEQRRLGEEIQKRRRRAQELLEYFMRKNEEAKLAMNCGYGVEELEINDFPQNARWRLTRKETLAPISEWTGAAISTRGQYFAPGRIPGPGERKLYLFIEGPNEQSVKRAKSELKRVLEDIMKQALQNESHSGRYQVL